In a genomic window of Halalkalicoccus sp. CG83:
- a CDS encoding argininosuccinate synthase: MKRVALAFSGGLDTTVCVPLLEEEYGYDEVIGVTVDVGQPEEEFREAEETAEALGLENHVVDAKEEFASVCFDAVKANATYQGYPLGTALARPVIAQAILEVAEEQGCSALAHGCTGKGNDQLRFEAVWRGSDMEVIAPVRELGLTREWEIEYADEKDLPVEAGNEGVWSIDTNLWSRSVEGGQLEEPSYVPPEEIYDWTSEPTNETELVEIEFDEGVPVALDVLGSDASGSQSDANASDAGEELGSVELIERLNEVAGAHGVGRTDLMEDRMLGLKVRENYEHPAATVLLNAHEALEDLVLTKDERSFKVGVDHEWAEKAYEGLLFAPLVKALDGFVDTTQEKVTGTVTIKLEGGTARPVGRESEYAVYSASAASFNTETVDGIAQEDATGVAKYHGLQERLSNAVAEDVAARDVPTAADGGSETEN, encoded by the coding sequence ATGAAACGTGTGGCACTCGCGTTCTCGGGCGGGCTCGACACGACGGTGTGCGTACCGCTGCTCGAGGAGGAGTACGGCTACGACGAGGTGATCGGCGTCACCGTCGACGTCGGCCAACCCGAGGAGGAGTTCCGGGAGGCAGAGGAGACCGCCGAGGCGCTCGGCCTGGAGAACCACGTGGTCGACGCGAAGGAGGAGTTCGCCTCCGTCTGTTTCGACGCGGTGAAGGCGAACGCGACCTACCAGGGCTATCCGCTGGGAACGGCGCTCGCCCGGCCCGTGATCGCCCAGGCGATCCTCGAGGTGGCGGAGGAACAGGGCTGTTCGGCGCTCGCCCACGGCTGTACGGGCAAGGGCAACGACCAGCTGCGCTTCGAGGCCGTCTGGCGCGGCTCGGACATGGAGGTCATCGCACCCGTGCGCGAACTCGGCCTCACCCGCGAGTGGGAGATCGAGTACGCCGACGAGAAGGACCTACCCGTGGAAGCGGGCAACGAGGGCGTCTGGTCGATCGACACGAACCTCTGGAGCCGGTCGGTCGAGGGCGGCCAGCTCGAGGAGCCCAGCTACGTCCCGCCCGAGGAGATCTACGACTGGACCAGCGAGCCGACGAACGAGACCGAACTCGTCGAGATCGAGTTCGACGAGGGCGTCCCGGTCGCGCTCGACGTTCTCGGGAGCGACGCCTCCGGGAGCCAGTCGGACGCGAACGCGTCCGACGCTGGTGAGGAACTCGGTAGCGTGGAGCTGATCGAGCGGCTGAACGAGGTCGCGGGCGCCCACGGCGTCGGGCGCACCGACCTGATGGAGGACCGCATGCTTGGACTGAAAGTCCGCGAGAACTACGAGCACCCCGCGGCGACGGTGCTGCTCAACGCCCACGAGGCGCTCGAGGACCTCGTGCTCACGAAGGACGAGCGCTCCTTCAAGGTGGGCGTCGACCACGAGTGGGCCGAGAAGGCCTACGAGGGACTGCTGTTCGCGCCGCTCGTGAAGGCGCTGGACGGCTTCGTCGATACCACCCAGGAGAAGGTGACCGGGACGGTGACGATCAAGCTCGAGGGCGGGACGGCCCGCCCGGTCGGACGCGAGAGCGAGTACGCCGTCTACTCGGCGAGCGCGGCCTCGTTCAACACCGAGACGGTCGACGGCATCGCCCAGGAGGACGCCACGGGCGTCGCGAAGTACCACGGCCTCCAGGAACGCCTCTCGAACGCGGTCGCCGAGGACGTCGCGGCGAGGGACGTACCGACGGCCGCCGATGGCGGAAGCGAGACGGAGAACTGA
- a CDS encoding DUF7554 family protein encodes MSLTNRTDVETLLRIVLVLVLVLLVLELVDKVASFASGVFSRSLIGLLIVVLILLWYLESR; translated from the coding sequence ATGTCACTAACGAACAGAACGGACGTCGAAACCCTCCTTCGGATCGTCCTCGTTCTGGTGCTCGTCCTGCTCGTCCTCGAACTCGTCGATAAGGTAGCGAGCTTCGCGTCGGGAGTGTTCAGTCGGTCGTTGATCGGCCTGCTGATCGTCGTGCTTATCCTGCTTTGGTACCTCGAGAGCCGGTAG